In Candidatus Thermoplasmatota archaeon, one DNA window encodes the following:
- the rpe gene encoding ribulose-phosphate 3-epimerase has translation MPLVAPSILAADSSKLGEEVLRVSQAGADYIHIDVMDGFFVPNITIGPSMVKSLRQYSSLPFISHLMITHPERHVKAFADSGSDIIEIHIEAEQDVKQTLRMIRDLGKKPGLAVNPPTPIDKAFPYLDEIDLLLVMSVNPGFGGQMFMPEVLPKIGLAKKEMERLGRSVPVEIDGGITPETGELAARAGADILAAGTSVFKAPSMRAAIEALRMCGASKD, from the coding sequence ATGCCTCTTGTCGCACCATCGATACTGGCTGCGGACTCCTCAAAGCTTGGTGAGGAGGTCTTGAGAGTGTCCCAAGCAGGAGCGGACTACATCCACATCGATGTCATGGACGGCTTCTTCGTGCCCAACATCACGATAGGCCCGTCCATGGTCAAGAGCCTGCGGCAATACTCGAGCCTCCCGTTCATTTCGCACCTGATGATCACTCATCCAGAAAGGCACGTGAAGGCTTTCGCAGATAGCGGATCCGACATTATCGAGATCCACATCGAGGCCGAGCAAGATGTGAAGCAGACGCTACGCATGATCCGCGATCTGGGCAAGAAGCCGGGACTCGCCGTGAATCCTCCAACTCCAATCGACAAGGCGTTTCCATATCTGGACGAGATCGACCTGCTCTTGGTCATGTCTGTGAACCCTGGCTTCGGGGGTCAGATGTTCATGCCCGAGGTCCTTCCGAAGATAGGCCTGGCAAAGAAGGAGATGGAGCGCCTTGGCAGAAGCGTGCCCGTGGAGATCGATGGCGGCATAACGCCGGAGACTGGAGAGCTTGCGGCGAGGGCGGGTGCTGACATCCTGGCCGCCGGCACATCGGTGTTCAAGGCACCCAGCATGAGGGCGGCCATCGAGGCACTTAGGATGTGTGGCGCCTCGAAGGATTAA